The Prunus persica cultivar Lovell chromosome G7, Prunus_persica_NCBIv2, whole genome shotgun sequence genome has a segment encoding these proteins:
- the LOC18770097 gene encoding nuclear transcription factor Y subunit A-10, whose product MAMQTVYFKEHEGITNPMGQLSSALSGPWWSAFGSQPSYGESCGQSKPFTMEHPSSGDQLTATKLTGRGTEQGLDKGNTNQFTIFPGDGQKSQAAISLQSSPQKYRAHFELGFSQPMICAKYPYMDQCYGLFSTYGPQISGRIMLPLNLTADEGPIYVNAKQYHGIIRRRQSRAKAVMENRAAALRKPYMHESRHLHAMRRPRGCGGRFLNTKTINNGKNRTEGTQVGDGQLFRHSGSHSSELLQSESGTLNSSKETNGSSSNISGSEVTSVYSRRDLDRFSINHLRPSVHSLSDVMDSVRGMVIPTKWVAAGDNCCNLKV is encoded by the exons ATGGCTATGCAGACTGTCTATTTCAAGGAACATGAAGGGATTACTAATCCCATGGGGCAGCTGTCATCAGCATTGTCAGGACCTTGGTGGAGTGCCTTCGGATCTCAACCGTCTTATGGAGAATCCTGTGGCCAGTCTAAACCTTTTACCATGGAACACCCCAGTAGTGGGGACCAACTCACTGCCACTAAACTTACAGGGCGAGGTACTGAACAAGGACTCGATAAAGGGAACACAAATCAGTTCACTATCTTTCCTG GGGATGGTCAAAAATCCCAGGCAGCAATCTCCCTGCAATCATCTCCGCAAAAATATCGTGCTCATTTTGAGCTGGGATTCAGCCAGCCTATG ATCTGTGCAAAATATCCATATATGGATCAATGTTATGGACTCTTCTCAACATATGGACCTCAAATTTCG GGGCGCATTATGCTGCCGCTGAACTTGACTGCCGATGAAGGACCAATCTATGTAAATGCTAAGCAATACCATGGGATCATCCGACGCCGACAATCCCGTGCCAAGGCAGTCATGGAGAACAGAGCAGCTGCACTTCGTAAG CCATATATGCATGAGTCACGCCATCTTCATGCAATGCGTCGACCAAGGGGATGTGGTGGTCGTTTTCTGAACACAAAAACTATCAACAATGGGAAAAACAGAACTGAAGGGACGCAAGTTGGTGATGGACAGCTGTTTAGGCACTCTGGTTCTCATAGTTCTGAACTCCTGCAATCTGAAAGTGGAACCTTAAACTCCTCAAAGGAAACGAATGGCAGCAGTTCAAACATATCAGGGTCAGAGGTGACCAGCGTGTACTCTAGGAGAGATCTTGATCGTTTTTCCATCAATCATCTCCGTCCCTCTGTGCACTCTCTGTCAGACGTGATGGATAGTGTGCGTGGTATGGTCATTCCGACCAAATGGGTTGCAGCAGGAGATAACTGCTGCAACCTCAAAGTTTGA
- the LOC18770036 gene encoding 33 kDa ribonucleoprotein, chloroplastic, whose translation MLASSLSMASTSTSCSSSLCNKISNFSIPHSPTPIPSHFPPHIKPPKPLKLKAHFPTFSRLSSLTQFRRPLATFDGFEVEEDSESEEQQKPEAEPIEKEEEQEQREEEPKVASYNDAGRLYVGNLPYSLTSTQLAEVFGEAGTVVFSEIIYDRVTDRSRGFGFVTMSTLEEAQHAIRMFDGSQVGGRNVKVNFPEVPKGGEREILGPKSIRSGFKVYIDSPHKIYAGNLGWGLTSQGLKDAFEGQPGLLGAKVIYERGSGRSRGFGFVTFETNEAAVAAVAAMNEVEVDGRPLRLNMAAERARTVSVSSSPASESTAQDTDSSEVVSPPASETTTAENTDSSELVSPPASETKTEDAGSSELISSSVSV comes from the exons ATGCTAGCTTCCTCTCTATCCATGGCTTCTACAAGtacttcttgttcttcttcactctgcaacaaaatctccAACTTCTCAATCCCCCACTCGCCCACCCCAATCCCAAGCCACTTCCCGCCACATATTAAACCCCCTAAACCCCTCAAGCTCAAAGCCCATTTCCCCACCTTCTCTCGCCTCTCTTCTCTCACCCAATTTCGCCGCCCTTTGGCGACCTTCGACGGTTTCGAAGTCGAAGAAGACAGTGAAAGTGAAGAACAACAAAAGCCAGAAGCAGAACCCattgaaaaggaagaagaacaagaacaaagagaggaagagCCAAAGGTAGCGTCTTACAATGACGCTGGGAGGCTCTATGTGGGGAATTTGCCTTATTCTTTGACTTCAACCCAACTGGCTGAGGTGTTTGGTGAGGCAGGAACTGTGGTTTTCTCAGAG attatTTATGACAGAGTCACAGATAGGAGCAGGGGATTTGGGTTTGTTACAATGTCAACTCTGGAGGAAGCTCAACATGCCATTCGGATGTTTGATGGCTCT CAAGTAGGAGGAAGAAATGTGAAGGTGAACTTCCCAGAAGTGCCAAAAGGAGGGGAAAGGGAAATATTGGGACCCAAGAGCATAAGGAGTGGGTTCAAGGTGTACATAGATAGCCCTCATAAGATTTATGCTGGAAACCTTGGCTGGGGCCTGACTTCACAGGGTCTCAAAGATGCCTTTGAAGGGCAGCCAGGGCTGTTGGGTGCCAAGGTCATATATGAGAGGGGCTCTGGAAGATCCAGAGGTTTTGGGTTTGTCACTTTTGAAACTAATGAGGCTGCAGTAGCTGCTGTTGCTGCCATGAATGAAGTG GAGGTTGATGGGCGGCCTTTGCGATTAAATATGGCTGCAGAAAGAGCTAGGACTGTTTCTGTTTCCTCCTCGCCAGCGTCAGAATCAACTGCACAAGACACAGACAGCAGTGAAGTGGTTTCTCCTCCAGCATCAGAAACAACAACTGCAGAAAACACAGACAGCAGCGAGTTGGTGTCTCCCCCAGCATCAGAAACAAAGACAGAAGATGCTGGCAGCAGTGAATTGATTTCTTCTAGCGTTAGCGTCTGA